One stretch of Arachis hypogaea cultivar Tifrunner chromosome 20, arahy.Tifrunner.gnm2.J5K5, whole genome shotgun sequence DNA includes these proteins:
- the LOC112782382 gene encoding protein FAR1-RELATED SEQUENCE 5-like, whose amino-acid sequence MGFEEQEGVYDTRIEAEETVAECEGKADPIFHELNGVEGLQVEDILQMEFCTPEEARCFYNSYSRLKGFATRQGKKVPNKVGEIVRYTFVCNRQGFRDKKWLEMADRKREHKVVTHCGCLAEMRIKRKDGSGKWYVSRFLDNHNHELVAGKYVDYLRSHRGLSDVEIAHLTSLREVGISIPKIYQSFAAQVGGFNLVRFTKQDMYNEVRKQRSLQNGDVNAAVRYLEGVARVDNRMYWRYTLGQDNNMCDLFWSDGRSQLDYGIFGDVLAFDATYGRNKYNLLVVVFSGVNHHNQTCIFGAAMVSCETQESYIWVLEKFLECMEGKPPNAVITDGDPAMRIAIHEVFPEAHHRLCAWHLLRNATSNICDPRFTHLFRQCMLADLEVHEFEAHWDAMLDECGVREVDWVKDLYRRKHAWATAYIRGRFFAGIRTTSRCESLHAKLGRFVESRYGILEFVTNFQRCIDFLHDNEDELDFRSSYGTPVLQTEFVELEKSGWTKYTRKMFFRYRETLRRCVRVKICHCDVSDSGEVYILQKYRRPEQTWEVRWERASNKFSCDCMRMESFGLPCVHIVAVLVG is encoded by the exons ATGGGTTTCGAAGAACAG GAAGGTGTGTATGACACGAGGATTGAAGCTGAAGAAACTGTAGCTGAATGTGAAGGCAAGGCAGATCCGATTTTTCATGAATTGAACGGGGTGGAAGGTCTCCAAGTAGAAGATATCCTTCAAATGGAGTTTTGTACTCCCGAAGAAGCACGGTGTTTTTATAACAGCTATAGCCGATTGAAGGGATTTGCCACGAGGCAGGGGAAAAAGGTACCGAACAAGGTAGGAGAGATTGTTAGGTATACGTTCGTGTGCAACAGGCAAGGGTTTCGTGATAAAAAATGGTTGGAGATGGCTGatcgaaagagggaacacaaggtAGTGACTCACTGTGGCTGCTTAGCTGAGATGAGAATTAAGCGAAAAGATGGCAGTGGGAAGTGGTATGTGTCACGGTTTTTGGACAACCATAACCATGAGCTCGTAGCTGGGAAGTATGTTGACTATTTGAGGTCGCATAGGGGGCTATCTGATGTTGAAATTGCTCATCTGACTAGCTTGAGGGAGGTGGGTATAAGCATACCAAAAATATATCAGTCATTTGCCGCACAGGTTGGCGGTTTTAACCTCGTCAGGTTCACTAAGCAAGACATGTATAACGAGGTTAGAAAGCAAAGAAGCTTGCAGAATGGGGATGTTAATGCAGCAGTTCGCTATTTGGAAGGTGTAGCTCGTGTGGATAACAGGATGTACTGGAGGTATACGCTAGGGCAGGACAACAATATGTGCGACCTGTTCTGGAGCGATGGCCGTAGTCAGCTGGATTATGGAATTTTCGGCGATGTTCTTGCATTTGATGCCACATATGGTCGAAACAAGTACAATCTCCTTGTGGTTGTGTTTTCAGGAGTGAACCACCACAATCAAACCTGTATTTTTGGGGCGGCAATGGTATCGTGCGAAACACAAGAGTCCTACATTTGGGTATTAGAAAAGTTTCTGGAATGCATGGAAGGAAAACCCCCAAATGCGGTCATCACGGATGGAGATCCAGCGATGCGCATAGCTATTCACGAGGTCTTTCCCGAGGCCCACCACAGGTTATGTGCATGGCATCTTCTCCGGAACGCCACGTCAAACATATGCGACCCACGCTTCACCCATCTTTTTAGGCAATGCATGCTTGCTGACTTGGAGGTTCATGAGTTTGAGGCACATTGGGATGCTATGTTGGATGAATGTGGGGTAAGGGAAGTCGATTGGGTTAAGGACCTCTACCGGCGAAAGCATGCTTGGGCGACTGCGTACATCAGAGGCCGCTTTTTTGCTGGTATACGCACAACGTCTCGCTGCGAGTCACTTCACGCGAAGCTTGGTAGGTTTGTGGAGAGTAGGTATGGCATACTTGAATTTGTGACAAACTTCCAAAGGTGCATAGATTTTTTGCATGATAATGAGGATGAGCTTGATTTTCGTTCCTCGTACGGGACCCCAGTGTTACAAACTGAATTTGTTGAGCTTGAGAAGTCGGGTTGGACAAAGTACACCCGTAAAATGTTCTTCAGATATCGGGAAACTCTTAGGAGATGTGTTCGAGTTAAGATTTGCCACTGCGATGTTAGTGATAGCGGAGAAGTGTACATCCTTCAAAAATATAGAAGGCCCGAGCAAACCTGGGAGGTTAGGTGGGAGAGGGCGAGTAATAAATTCAGTTGCGATTGCATGCGAATGGAATCATTTGGTCTGCCGTGTGTGCACATTGTAGCTGTTTTGGTCGGGTAG